The genomic interval TGCGCTAGGTCTGTCCTTAGAGTAGCAGCCTGCGCGTGGGCTTCGGTCCACGCGCCTTTTTCTCACACTGTCAAGTAAACGCGCACACCAAGGACAACATGGAAAAACCAGCCCCCAGCCCCACGCAGTTTAAAATAGGCGCAGTCAGCGCCATGGCTCTTGGACTGCTGGGGCTGGGGTTACTCATTTGGGGAAGCTGGATCCCCGTCAAGGCCGAACTCGCTCAATATCTGCTGGAGAGGGCATGGCAGCAGAGCAAGAGCGATGGCGCGCCCCACAAGGCATGGCCATGGGCAGACAGCTGGCCAGTTGCCAAACTGACCATCCCGGGCCTTGATTTCGAAGCGATCATTCTCAAGGAAGCCGGCGGCGAAGGCCTTGCCTTCGGTCCGGTTCTGCTGGATCAGTCCGCCCCTTTGGGCCAAAGGGGAACAAGCGTCATTTCGGCGCACAGAGATACCCATTTCAAGGCTCTTGCCAATTTGCAAGTTGGCATGCAGGTGTCGCTGGAGCCAATGCACGGCCCGACTTTGCATTACACCATCGATGCCAGTCGCATCGCTCGCTGGGATCAATCCGGCCTTGTCAGGAATACGCTGAGTTCTTCACTCGTTCTCTCTTCCTGCTGGCCATTTGATGGCCTTACCAGTGGCCCCTTGCGCTTCATCGCCGAGGCCACCCCAGACCGTAAAACAGCTCAGTTGATCCGCTAAAACGCAGCAGTTTGAACGGGCGGCAGCATGCCAAGACAATCCATCAAAATTCTTGCTTGATTGATGAATAGAATTCGGTTGCAGTGGTGAGACACTTGCCTTAGAAATCGGTCATTCTGCTGGCGCCAAGCCCGCATTTCCCCCTCCTCACACTGGAAAGCTGCAATCAATGCCAAGAATGACCGCCAACCTGTTGTTGCTGACCGCTGCCATCGTTTGGGGTGCGGCCTTTGTCGCCCAGTCCACAGCGATGGAGTCCATCGGTCCGATGAACTTCACAGGCGTGCGCTTCCTTCTTGCGACCTTGGCTGTAGCACCCTTTGCCTATTTCGAACGGCGGCGAGTGAGCAATCCGATCCCGCTGCCGGTGATCGGCAAGGGCATTCTGGTGGGCGTTGTATTCTTTGCTGGCATGGCATTCCAGCAATTCGGTTTTGCCACGACATCGGTCACCAATGCAGGTTTCCTCACAGCTCTCTATGTTCCCCTGACACCGGTCATCGGGGTCCTTATTTTCCGCAGCTGGCCAACCCCGATCATCTGGCCGATTGTGGCCATCTCTGTGCTTGGTGCCTATCTGCTGGCAGGCAGTCTGGAAACCATGAAAGAGGGCGATATTCTGATGCTGTTCAGCGCTCTGTCATGGGCGTTGCAGATCATCTTCGTGGGACGCATGGTCAGCAAATATGGCAACCCCTTGGCCTTTGCCTTCCTGCAGTTTGCCACGGCATGCGTGCTCGGCTTCCTTGGTGGATTGCCTTTTGAGACGATGGACCTGTCCAGCCTTCAGGGCGCTTGGTTCCAGATCATCTATACTGGCGTCTTCTCCGGCGCCCTTGCTTTCGGTCTGCAAGCCATCGGGCAGCGCTACACGCCGCCTGCGGACGCCGCAATCATCCTCTCTGGCGAAAGCGTGTTTGCCGCCATCTTTGGTGCTCTGTTGTTGAGCGAACGCCTGACGTCAACCCAGTATCTGGGCTGCTTCCTGATCTTCTCCTGCATTCTGCTGGTCGAGCTTTTGCCGCAAATCCAGAAACGTCTGCGTCGCGCCAAAAAGAAAACCGAAGCCGCAGAAACCTCAGAAGCTTCGGCAGATATTCCGGCTTGAAGCATATCGCCAATTAAAGCAAACAAGAGACAGACAACAAAAAGACCGCTGCTCAAAAGAACAGCGGCCAAGGATGCCTTCCACACGGGAAACCAGGAGGTTGGTTACTCAGTTCTTGATCTTGGCGATATCCAGCAGACTCAAAACGGCCTTTTCATAATATGGCTCGGTCTCGCCCTTACGGATCTTGCGCAGGAAATATTTCTCAAAGGCGATCTTGGCCAGATGCACCCATTTACCCTGCCCTGAATAGTTGGTGTTGCGCGGTGGAATCTGCGGCATGGCCACAAAGGCCAGCCCTGAATCGCCAAAGTCTGCAAGACAGATCGCGTTCCAAGTCGCTTCATGGGTCGGATCTTTACCCGCCAGAATTTCACCCAGATTCTTGGCCGATGCCGTGACCATGGATTCGATCATGTAACCCGTCTTCGGTACACCCACCGGCACTGGGGTCGCTTCATAAGGCGGAATGGCGATGCACACGCCGATGCCGAAAATATTGGGATATTTCGGATTGCGCTGATGTTTGTCGACAATGACAAAGCCGCGCGGATTGACCAGCCCTTCGATGCCTCGCAGCGCCGGAATACCGCGGAAAGCTGGCAACATCATGGAATGCTTGAAGGGCAGCTCATGCTTTTTCTTCTCGTTCCCGTCAGCGTCAACCTCGGTAACATACATCATGCCTTCTTCAACCTTGTCGACCTTGGCATTGGTAATCCATTTCACGGTCCGGTCGCGCATGGCCGATTCCAGCATGCCTTTGGTGTCACCCACGCCGCCAAGGCCCAGATGGCCCACATAGGGCTCCGAGGTCACAAAAGTCATGGGCACCTTGTCGCGGATCTTGCGCTTGCGCAGATCGGTGTCGAAAATCATGGCTGTTTCATAGGCGGGGCCATAGCAGGATGCCCCCTGAACAGCACCCACCACAATCGGGCCGGGATCTGCGCAGAAGGCTTCCCATTTCTCATGTCCTGCCGTCGCGTGGTCAACGTCGCAAACCGAAATGGTATTGCCCTCTGGGCCCAAACCTTCAATCTCGTCAAAGGCAAGCTCAGGCCCGGTCGCGATCACCAGATAGTCATAGGAAACCGATGAGCCATCTTCCAGACCCACGGTGTTATTCTCAGGATCAAGGCTCGTAGCGGCGGAGCAGATGAAGTCCACCTTATTCTTCGGCAAGACCGTTGCCAGATCGAGTGTGATATCTTTCTTCTTGCGCCATCCCACGGCGACCCATGGATTGGATGGTGTAAACTGGAAAAACGGCTTGTTTGAAATCACGGTCACCTTACCAGCCTTCGACAGTTGCTGGCGGATCTCATAAGCTGCTGAAAGGCCGCCCAGGCCTCCTCCCAAAACCACTACATGCGTCATATTCTCTCCCTTTCAGCACCCCTCTCCCCGATATGAGGTGCTCCTTGCGACCAAGTGCGCTCCTATTATTTTAGTAATTTCGAATATTAGGACTATTTAATACAAAGAGAAATAATCAATTCGGCTGATGTGCCTTGGAGGAAGAAAAGGGCTATCGGAAAAATTTTGCCAAGCCCCCTTCATATTCTCGCTTTGTTCCCTTACATTGTGCTCAAACAGCTCCGAGAGGTAGGCACATGACGTCCAAGAAGCAGAAAGAGGCTGAGAAGCAAAGCGGGTTGGGCGAAGCGCCTCAAGCCTCCTTTGAAGGAGCCCCGCTTTCTGACTCGATTGCAGACTGGGCTGACGAAATCGCTCAGGCCGCCAATCTGGATGCCAAGCCCAAGCCAGCACCGAAGCCGAAGAGCGCCAGCAAAAAGCCCGCAGCCAAGCGCAGCAAGAAAGCTGACGACCAGAAGGCCTCCGC from uncultured Cohaesibacter sp. carries:
- a CDS encoding DMT family transporter, which produces MPRMTANLLLLTAAIVWGAAFVAQSTAMESIGPMNFTGVRFLLATLAVAPFAYFERRRVSNPIPLPVIGKGILVGVVFFAGMAFQQFGFATTSVTNAGFLTALYVPLTPVIGVLIFRSWPTPIIWPIVAISVLGAYLLAGSLETMKEGDILMLFSALSWALQIIFVGRMVSKYGNPLAFAFLQFATACVLGFLGGLPFETMDLSSLQGAWFQIIYTGVFSGALAFGLQAIGQRYTPPADAAIILSGESVFAAIFGALLLSERLTSTQYLGCFLIFSCILLVELLPQIQKRLRRAKKKTEAAETSEASADIPA
- a CDS encoding class GN sortase, giving the protein MEKPAPSPTQFKIGAVSAMALGLLGLGLLIWGSWIPVKAELAQYLLERAWQQSKSDGAPHKAWPWADSWPVAKLTIPGLDFEAIILKEAGGEGLAFGPVLLDQSAPLGQRGTSVISAHRDTHFKALANLQVGMQVSLEPMHGPTLHYTIDASRIARWDQSGLVRNTLSSSLVLSSCWPFDGLTSGPLRFIAEATPDRKTAQLIR
- a CDS encoding FAD-dependent oxidoreductase, whose translation is MTHVVVLGGGLGGLSAAYEIRQQLSKAGKVTVISNKPFFQFTPSNPWVAVGWRKKKDITLDLATVLPKNKVDFICSAATSLDPENNTVGLEDGSSVSYDYLVIATGPELAFDEIEGLGPEGNTISVCDVDHATAGHEKWEAFCADPGPIVVGAVQGASCYGPAYETAMIFDTDLRKRKIRDKVPMTFVTSEPYVGHLGLGGVGDTKGMLESAMRDRTVKWITNAKVDKVEEGMMYVTEVDADGNEKKKHELPFKHSMMLPAFRGIPALRGIEGLVNPRGFVIVDKHQRNPKYPNIFGIGVCIAIPPYEATPVPVGVPKTGYMIESMVTASAKNLGEILAGKDPTHEATWNAICLADFGDSGLAFVAMPQIPPRNTNYSGQGKWVHLAKIAFEKYFLRKIRKGETEPYYEKAVLSLLDIAKIKN